One Thioclava sp. ES.031 genomic window, CCCCGGTATCTGCCCGGGAGGTGCGTGCTAGGAGTGTGTCGGGGACGGCTAGGCGACTACGAGAGGCTCGGTCACAAAGGGCGGGTAGCCAACGTTCGCCGCGAATTGCGCCAAGAGCTGCTGTGATGGACTGAGCAGGCGTTCTCTGGCTCCAGCGCATATTCCCGGACATTACTATGCCTATCCAGGGGACGTATGCGCCGCCACAAGGTAACCATCCGGCGTGGACCGCACATGGGAGCAATTCTCAGGTCGTGCCCTTGGGGGCTTTGGGTTTGCGAGCCCGCGGGGCCCATTTCTTGGCAAGCCGGTTGAAGCGTTCAAGGATGCTGTCGATCCCGGCATCTTCGGCGTCGAAGTCCCCACCGGACCAGTGGAGCATGTCCTCGTGTTGCTCGTGATCGGGATCGGCGAGGGCTTCGAGGAACTCCTCGTAGCCCCAGGCACCGCCGACGTCCTCGGGTGGACAGGCACCGGTCGCCTTGAGAAGCCGTGGGTAGATCATGCCGGGGATGGCCTCGTAGACCCGCTCGATACGGATGCTGTGGTCCCAGTCATCGCCGAAGTCATAGATATACTGGATCGTCCTGGCGCCGGTGTCCTCGAGCACCTTTTCCAACGTCGTCTTCTTCGCGTCCATGGGGCCGTCGTAGAACCCGTCCGGGTCGGGCACGCCCCAACCGGCATCACCGGCGCGGAACTCGTAGAGGTGGGTATCTGTCCAGCCCATGGCAGCCTGTATGACCGCATGCAGCCGGTCGAGCCTGATCTTCAGCGGCACCTCGATATGGCGCATCGGCTGCGGGTCGACGTCGTTCAGGATGATCCGGAGGCGGGCGATCAGGGTCATGCGGCTATCCTTTGCTCAGCCCGGGCCCAGTTCCAGGGCAACAGATCCGGCACCCGGGAGGCGGTCGTGCCAGGCAACCGGACGAGGACATCGGCGAGCCAGGCCTGAGGGTCGACATCGTTCATCTTGGCGGTAACGATCAGGGAATACATGAAGGCGGCGCGGTCCCCGCCGCGCTCGGAGCCAGCGAAGAGCCAGGACTTGCGGCCAAGGGCGATGCCGCGCAGCGCCCGCTC contains:
- a CDS encoding plasmid pRiA4b ORF-3 family protein gives rise to the protein MTLIARLRIILNDVDPQPMRHIEVPLKIRLDRLHAVIQAAMGWTDTHLYEFRAGDAGWGVPDPDGFYDGPMDAKKTTLEKVLEDTGARTIQYIYDFGDDWDHSIRIERVYEAIPGMIYPRLLKATGACPPEDVGGAWGYEEFLEALADPDHEQHEDMLHWSGGDFDAEDAGIDSILERFNRLAKKWAPRARKPKAPKGTT